AAGAGGTTTGGGTGCGTTTGGCACCCTTTGATCGTCGCAATCCCGCGAATATTTGTTTGTTATTCCTGGAATGCACAGGTGTTCCATGACATCGACCAACTTACAAATGCAACCCTAATCAACATCATTAGTAGTCTCATGATATGGTTTGTCTTGTTCAAGATGTCGAGCCTTAGAGTAGCCATCGACTCGTGGTTTGAGTACATCCGGGTACGATCAGGCTCACCATTGTTCTCCTTATGCTCCTATTTTGAATGGAATTCAGATGTGGATTCTCTTCCGCGGTGACCGATTCGAAAAACATATCGTTACCCATCTTGAGTTTGATCCGACGACCCTGATTGTCACAAGTACATGCATTGGATCACAAACGTCGCCTCCAATAAACATTGTTGCAGGGGtaatcccccttttcgaaaaaatatAAACATTGTTGTGGATCGATGCTCTTACACTTCGCTTCCACAGCTGCACTTGGGATCACAGATGCATGCTGCTGTTGTTAATTTGTAATGGAATTGAACTTTGAAGTTTAATCACTCACAGCAGAAGGAATCGAGTaagcaagtactccctctgtaaacttatataaaagtgtttagatcactaaagtagtgatctaaacacttttatattaatttatggAGGAAGTACACTGCAATGGACAGCGCGTAAAGTAACAACGCAGTACAGAGTACAGACAAGTAGACTACAGGACTGACCGAATGTACCAAGCTATCTGGACCGTGTGCATCTCACGATCCTGATGAACATGTCAAGTTTTTATTTATTCAAGTTTGACGTACGTACTTATTTAGTTATACATCCTGATGAATATGGGAAGTTTTCAGAAGGCGACCCCTGCACCGTCGGCCGTAGGCTTGTACCCGGAGTCATGAGCCGCCTTGTCCGACGGCGGCATGTCGCCGAACACCATTCCACCGAAGCCTCCGCCGAGCAGCCCCGCGCCGAGCCCCATCGCGAAGCTGCCGTTCCTTACGCAATAATTCTTCTCCGCTGGCGACGCGGCGGCCGCGCCGCAGCCGGCggctggcttgggagccggcggcATGAGAGCACACGCCTGAGGGTAGCGCGGCACCGCCGCCTCCGGCGCGTAGACGTACGTCGGAGGATAGTACTGCCATGGCGACATCACGGGGCCGAAGCGGTACGCCAGGGTGAGCATGCCCCGGTGCTCGGTGCAGTGCACCTTCCGGACCGGGTACGACGCGCACCGCGGCGGGCCGCCGACGCAGGCGCAGGCGAGAAGGTCGGCGAGAGGGATGAACACCTCGCCAACGTCGCGGTCGTCGAAGCCGAAGAGGCGCTCCGTGCGGAGGAGCACGTGGAGGTAGGCGCCCGCGGCAGCGGCCTTGGCGGCCGTCGGCGGGACGGTGAACAGGAACGTTTCGTCCCACGTCGGGTGCCTGGCGCCGTCGCGGTCGACCTGGCTGCACCGCCGCGTGCGAGGGTCGCCGAACACGGACGTGATGGCGTACACCTCCATGCGGCTGAACACATTGACATCCTTCAGGTTGTGACCCGACACCAGCGTCAGCTCCAGGACCCTGTGCGCCATTGCTAACTGCCCCAGCGCTGTTGGAGAATGGGAAACTACGTGGCTACTAAGCTGCGAGCTTTGCCGTACGGGCTTATGGCGGCCATGGCGCAGGGGTATGTATAGGAGTCGGGCTGGGCCCGCGGCCAGCGACGTACGAGTCGATCGGCTGCTCCAAGTTTGGCGCGCGGGCAACATGCATGCATGGATGTGCACGCATCCGATGCCAAGGGAAATTTCAACAGAATGTGCGCAACAGCTAGCTTGTTACTGATGACATCTGATAtacaaaattctaaattttaaacCCTAAAGATCTCAACATCTCTTCTAGAATACCTGTGGTTGTGTGAATCAGTGAATTGTATAGGACTGTTAGGTTGCTTCTGATGAAAGATTGTTGTGCTACTTCTTTCCCACTGATGCGACATATACTTTTCCAAACTACTGGAAGAGTGGAAGGTGCATGATCTTTCCCACTAGATGGAATAGAATTCACAATCATAACTATGGACCAGCTGCATGCCCAATTGCCCATGAAGAACTAACAGACGTAACTTACGAATAAATATTCTTACTTAGGTAATAAGGAGTAGTAGGTAACAAGTTACTTGATTAACCTTGTGAATTTAAACGTTGGATAAAAACATTAAATTGAAGGACAGAAAAAAAATGAGCACCTAAGAAAAAACATCATTCCTCAAACTGAACTTACAAATGATAATGAAACAAAAAAACCTATGCTCCTCATGTAAAAAAATGGTAATATATTTTTTGGAACTGTTAACAATACATTCGAATCGAATGTTGAATAATCAAACTTAAAGACACCAATCGAGTTTTTTCTTTAGAACTCACAAAGCTTTATTACTCCGTACGTCACGATGTTTTCAGGGACGAATACAATATCACCGGGATATCCTAATCAGACATGGCGCCCATACGCTAACGATAAAGCAAACTTTGCGAGATTATGAGCCTCCATATTGGAGGTTCTATACTCATAACTAAAAACACATGAACAAAAATTACTAGATCTAGCTACTATTTCCTGAACTATAGCACCGAAACTTGCTGAGCTTCCCTCCTTATTTGCATCAATGGCCACCTTGCAAACGGATGCAACAAAAAATTGGTTTATGTATAGATCTTCTGATTGGGCATGTGCCTCCCTGATGGCTAGTGTTTCAAGTACTTGAGGATCATTGATGTTCCTGATTACAACTGTTGATGCTCCCAAGAAAGCACATGTTCCATCCCTACAAATTGCGCCAACAGCACCGAACAAGCCATTGCGAGACACGCTACATCAATGTTAGCTTTGACATGATCTTCGGGCACAGGCAACCAGTGCCTCGGTCTTGATGTTGATGGCGTTATTGCATGGGTGCTTGTAGTTTTGTTCCACATGAACTCGATGTCCTCCATGTAAGAGGCGGGCTGGGAGCCTGGGATCGGCTCGTGGCACCCTTAAGCCCAAAACGCTAGCTTGGCTTGGATACAATTCAATTTTTTACTGCATCCACTTAAATTCAGTGAGGCCAAAATAAAAAATTGAAGATAGTTCTTGACCAAAGAACTCAGCCATGACActtttttggatcggagggagtatctaAAGCAAACCATAGTGAATAGTGAATACTAAAAGAAAAAAACAGCGAATATTTCATACTTGAATATCCTATAAAATGCTTGCAAAGAGGGTTAGGAGGGTATGAATGCACCAATCATCAGCATTAAACCCAGCATTATAATTAGGAACGTAACCCATTATTCTTAAATTGTTCCCACACGGTTTATGCACCAACTAATGATGAATGCATTCGACGTAGATACATATAGTACTCTctacactagtgcagaactgggctatatcaccggttcgtaaggccctttagtgttgGTTCCGTAACCGGCAcaaaagggtggggactaaaggtcccccctttagtaccggttcaacatgAACCGCCACAAAagagccaccacgtggcacgagccagcgccgggggctgggagacctttagtaccggttggtaacaccaaccggtactaaaaggtttacactagtagaaaaatggcctaATGTGAAGCTCATTAATCCCGGTTTGTAATTGAACCGGCACTACTGTGACCATTAGTGTCcgttccaatggctaggcgggcggtgctctttagtaccggttcgtggcgaacctttagtactggttcatgccacgaaccggtactaaagaggctgtggcaGGCTGTtttcaggctggggccccaccagcccctttagtaccggttcatgccaccaaccggtactagagttttttagttgattctattagcagcggttttttagtcccaccttgctccgcTAACaggatttttaccaccttaaatatgttacttctcaaactatcacaaccacttggtcttcattgaactccatgtgtagaatttgtggccgcgatatgagtcttctccggtttctaaaccggtgaggactcatattgacaattcatattgtacacaaaaagatcattaatGATCACTATAACTTTTggtgtatatttttacatgtttacacatagcagtagcgcgttttggctgacatgcgctactgatcaatgtattttttatgtatatttttacatgtttacacaatctctttcgaagtaccagggtgtcggacgaaaactcatatgttacaaaggcatttcattttttaaaacttattacaactccagactttttgtgtgttcattatgcaccattcaaagccacgtcatcaactttcaaccctttctgccttcattttctatttttcatacatttactgatttgttttgagctaaatgaccctgaaattgaaaagcactacaaatgaactctgaaaaggttgaaacttggcatggtatcatcatttcacccacatagcatgtgccaaaagtagagaggattacggcaaaaactggatgcacttcgtgtacaaactggacaatctctttcgaagtatcaaggttttggacgaaaactcatctgttacaaaggcacttcattttttaaaacttattacaactccagacttttgtgcgttcagtatgcaccattcaaagccacgtcatcaactttcaaccctttctgccttcatttgctatttttcatgcatttactgatttgttttgacctaaatgaccctgatattgaaaagcactacaaatgaactctgaaaaggtttaaacttggcatggtatcaccatttcacccacatagcatgtgcaaaatagtacagatggttactgcaaaaactagatgcacttcgtgtacaaactgcataatttttttcgaagtatcaggggttcggacgaaaactcatctgttacaaaggcacatcatttttttaaacttagtacaactccagactttttgtgcgttcagtatacaccattcagagccacgtcatgaactttcaaccctttctgccttcatttgctattttcatgcatttactgatttgttttgagctaactgaccctgaaattgaaaagcagtacaaatgaactctaaaagggttgaaacttggcatggtatcatcatttcacccacgtagcatgtgcaaaaaactagagagggttacggcaaaaattggatgcacttcgtgtacaaactggacaatctctttcgaagtatcagggttttggacgaaaactcatctgttacaaacacacttcattttttaaaactcgttacaactccagactttttgtgcgttcagtatgcaccattcaaggccacgtcatcaactttcaaccctttgtgccttcatttgctatttttcatgcatttacagatttgttttgagctaaatgaccctgaaattgaaaatcactacaaatgaactctgaaaaggttgaaacttgacatggtaccatcatttcacccatatagcatgggcaaaaaagtagagagggtgacgacaaaaactggatgcacttcatgcacGAACTGGACAACCTCTTTTgtagtatgagggtttcggacgaaaactcatctgttacgaaggcattgcattttttaaaacttattacaactccagactttttatgtgttcattatgcaccattcaaagccacatcatcaactttcaaccctttctgccttcattttctatttttcatgcatttactgatttgttttgagctaaatgaccctgaaattgaaaagcactacaaatgaactctcaaaaggttgaaacttggcatggtatcatcatttcacccacatagcatgtgaaaaaagtagagagggttacggcaaaaactggatgcacttcgtgtacaaactagacaatctctttcgaagtatcagggtttcggacgaaaactcatctgttacgaaggcacttcattttttaaaacttattataactccagactttttgtgtgttcggtatgcaccattcaaagccatgtcatgaACTTTCAACCtatctgacatcatttgctattttcttgcatttactaatttgttttgagctaaatgaccttgaaattgaaaagcactacaaatgaactctgaaaaagttgaaacttgtcatggcatcattatttcacccacatagcatgtgcaaaatagtagagatggttactgttgaggatatagaccttggagtcacccgccaggagggccgggttactcgtagggtcattgccagaagcccggagccaagttccaagataatgggccagagatgggctgagacccggatatggcttaaagcccgtagtacaatctttattgttgTAGTAGAatttgtagtataaggcaagtattgtttagagtccggtccggacactcttatgagccggccaggactctaagggccgctgggtgtcagcctccctatataaagggacgacccggcagcggcttcggagcgacaacaatctgatcgagagccgggcatagttgtttagctccctggttatcgaaaccctaattaataccacctcaactggacgtaggcctttaccttcaccgtaaggggctgaaccagtataaaccctcgtgttccttgtcctgcataaccccttcaagcttcctagttgcgatggctccatgactaagtcctagcttaaggacatctgccatgacaattccacgacagttggcgcccaccgtggggctggcgcacggtggatttgagttcttgtagggcagcttcgaagggctcaagggatacgctgtgggccggatgaccaagagtcgtcgcggcaagctctacatcgacgatgcggact
This region of Triticum aestivum cultivar Chinese Spring chromosome 2D, IWGSC CS RefSeq v2.1, whole genome shotgun sequence genomic DNA includes:
- the LOC123048762 gene encoding protein SRC2-like, whose product is MAHRVLELTLVSGHNLKDVNVFSRMEVYAITSVFGDPRTRRCSQVDRDGARHPTWDETFLFTVPPTAAKAAAAGAYLHVLLRTERLFGFDDRDVGEVFIPLADLLACACVGGPPRCASYPVRKVHCTEHRGMLTLAYRFGPVMSPWQYYPPTYVYAPEAAVPRYPQACALMPPAPKPAAGCGAAAASPAEKNYCVRNGSFAMGLGAGLLGGGFGGMVFGDMPPSDKAAHDSGYKPTADGAGVAF